The following coding sequences lie in one Oncorhynchus nerka isolate Pitt River linkage group LG14, Oner_Uvic_2.0, whole genome shotgun sequence genomic window:
- the LOC115126958 gene encoding tumor necrosis factor receptor superfamily member 6B-like, producing MTPPLPLSSPVDDKGQREGSMIKSFYSWTSDNINMLFTILVVLASVDLSCSAMKEVLQSQTPATYHHLDSSTGLLLTCHRCPPGHHMSAHCTATTQTVCTPCPSGHYTQYWNYLHKCLYCGTFCGEHQVVKEECSVLNDRVCECKGGYYWDADFCIRHTECPSGYGVKRRGTTETDTECEKCPHGSFSNSTSSSALCVNHTDCASLERKTVLRGTCWHDNLCALSCEELKDGGEFKLLRTFLPDFFAHHKMRVVKLRKLVWRLMATEEEQEHQQQQQQHPASSLSQSGQRGLLQGQVKDWIRDASEEDLRRLPEILRKTHQSVMSERLEGKMRELQEASDCNSVRNGVTSSPHCDVEEVSQSQ from the exons atgactcctccccttcctctttctaGTCCGGTTGACGATAAAGGGCAGAGAGAAGGATCCATGATCAAGTCCTTTTACAGCTGGACAAGCGACAACATCAACATG TTGTTCACAATCCTCGTAGTGCTTGCGTCGGTTGATCTCAGTTGTAGCGCAATGAAAGAGGTTCTTCAAAGTCAGACCCCCGCCACCTATCACCACCTGGACTCCTCCACCGGCCTGTTACTCACCTGTCATCGCTGTCCACCTGGCCATCACATGTCTGCGCACTGCACCGCCACCACGCAGACCGTGTGTACACCatgtccatcaggccactacacTCAGTACTGGAACTACCTGCACAAGTGCCTGTACTGCGGCACGTTCTGTGGGGAGCACCAGGTGGTCAAGGAGGAGTGCTCGGTTCTCAATGACAGGGTGTGTGAGTGCAAAGGAGGATATTACTGGGACGCCGATTTCTGTATCAGACACACGGAGTGCCCTTCTGGCTACGGGGTGAAACGGagag GTACGACGGAGACGGACACAGAGTGTGAAAAATGCCCTCACGGTTCCTTCTCCAACAGCACTTCTTCGAGCGCGCTGTGCGTAAATCACACGGATTGCGCGTCACTGGAGCGGAAGACGGTCCTCAGGGGTACGTGTTGGCACGACAACCTCTGCGCCCTTTCCTGTGAAGAACTGAAAGATGGAG GTGAGTTTAAACTACTCAGAACTTTCCTTCCTGACTTCTTCGCTCATCACAAGATGAGAGTGGTGAAGCTGAGGAAGCTGGTCTGGAGGTTGATGGCCACTGAAGAGGAGCAGGAGcaccag cagcagcagcagcagcacccagCCAGCAGCCTCTCCCAGTCCGGCCAGAGAGGCCTCTTGCAGGGCCAGGTGAAGGACTGGATCAGGGATGCCTCAGAGGAAGACCTGAGGAGACTCCCTGAAATACTGAGGAAGACCCATCAGAGTGTGATGTCAGAGAGACTAGAGGGGAAGATGAGGGAGTTACAGGAAGCCTCTGATTGTAACTCGGTTAGAAACGGGGTGACCTCATCACCTCACTGTGATGTAGAAGAGGTTTCACAATCTCAATAA